The Anabaena sp. WA102 genome contains a region encoding:
- a CDS encoding M23 family metallopeptidase: MTQHHKSAHKNFYYGGTSKRFASRLPAQGICLLSSFSLLSGGFVTAQSDTSSIDNIVPTIENSQPTAVTNPVQKEAGVSEIAKPQPDFSVRRVNLKKRLNSKGVAKGEDTQPTASVRISKPKGEDTQPTASVRISKPKGEDTQPTASVRISKPKGEDTQPTASVSEVDSVIKKLPELPQQANNSQDTAKDTENKSKDYNNAYIDTNEYKNVGESNYAPPSSVVVTERSSGCGATVSTTCAKSTQTPAVAKSQESSPTWLKKSEVAKVVTASRQKQVGWKTITANSNQSENVTEAVASSVSKISQPQNQNNWRISRSNTSSHTKAAYHANNFIPSPREFSTTKVSSTPIAPQVGSLPAPMIEGNVAPRPSMVSYDFSLASVLPAVPYTNTLAYRGAGGGSGIVFPLSVAAPITSLFGWRVHPITGDRRFHAGTDLGAPTGTPILAAAKGQVESANWLGGYGLAVVINHGSAQQSLYGHMSEIFVQPGQWVEPGTVIGRVGSTGNSTGPHLHFEVRHLTQNGWVAVDPGVQLQGGLSQLAEATAGVKTAQAR, translated from the coding sequence TAAAAACTTTTACTACGGCGGTACAAGTAAACGCTTTGCTTCTAGATTGCCAGCACAAGGTATCTGTTTATTAAGTAGCTTCAGTCTTCTTAGTGGCGGGTTTGTAACTGCTCAGTCTGACACTTCCTCAATAGACAATATTGTTCCTACTATTGAGAATTCTCAACCAACAGCAGTCACAAATCCAGTTCAGAAAGAAGCTGGTGTTTCTGAAATAGCGAAGCCACAACCAGATTTTTCTGTCCGCCGAGTTAATCTAAAAAAGAGGCTAAATAGCAAAGGTGTTGCCAAGGGAGAAGATACTCAACCTACTGCTAGTGTGAGAATTTCTAAACCCAAGGGAGAAGATACTCAACCTACTGCTAGTGTGAGAATTTCTAAACCCAAGGGAGAAGATACTCAACCTACTGCTAGTGTGAGAATTTCTAAACCCAAGGGAGAAGATACTCAACCTACTGCTAGTGTGAGTGAAGTTGATTCTGTAATTAAAAAACTGCCAGAACTCCCTCAACAAGCTAATAATTCTCAAGACACTGCTAAGGATACAGAGAATAAATCCAAGGATTACAACAACGCTTATATTGACACGAATGAGTATAAAAATGTAGGTGAAAGTAACTATGCACCGCCTAGTTCTGTAGTAGTAACAGAACGTTCTAGCGGTTGTGGGGCAACGGTGTCTACCACTTGCGCTAAATCTACACAAACTCCTGCTGTGGCTAAGTCTCAAGAATCATCACCGACTTGGCTGAAGAAAAGTGAAGTGGCGAAAGTAGTGACTGCCTCTAGGCAGAAACAAGTAGGCTGGAAAACTATAACTGCCAACAGTAATCAAAGTGAGAATGTGACTGAGGCTGTGGCTAGTAGTGTTAGCAAAATCAGTCAGCCTCAAAATCAAAATAATTGGCGGATTTCCAGAAGTAATACCAGCAGTCATACAAAGGCTGCCTATCATGCTAATAACTTTATTCCTAGTCCTAGGGAATTTAGCACGACCAAGGTTAGTTCTACCCCTATTGCTCCCCAGGTAGGTAGTTTACCTGCGCCAATGATAGAGGGTAATGTTGCTCCTCGTCCTAGTATGGTGTCTTATGACTTCTCTTTGGCATCAGTTTTGCCGGCAGTTCCTTATACTAATACACTGGCTTATCGTGGTGCTGGTGGCGGTTCGGGAATAGTTTTCCCGCTGTCGGTGGCTGCACCAATTACATCTCTATTTGGCTGGCGTGTTCATCCTATCACGGGCGATCGCCGTTTTCACGCGGGGACAGATTTAGGTGCGCCCACAGGAACACCAATTTTAGCCGCGGCTAAGGGTCAAGTAGAATCAGCTAACTGGTTAGGTGGTTATGGTTTAGCTGTAGTAATTAATCACGGTTCTGCTCAACAAAGTCTCTACGGGCATATGTCAGAAATCTTTGTTCAACCTGGACAATGGGTAGAACCAGGAACTGTGATTGGTCGAGTTGGTAGCACTGGCAATTCTACAGGACCCCACTTACACTTTGAAGTCCGTCACCTCACCCAAAATGGATGGGTGGCTGTTGACCCAGGCGTGCAATTACAAGGTGGTCTCAGCCAATTGGCAGAAGCTACAGCAGGGGTGAAAACAGCCCAGGCTCGGTAA